The DNA sequence GGGAGACGGCGCGACAGTCCATATCGTGCCGCAGGATGGCGCACGCCGCCGCCTGTTCATTGCGCCCGCGGGCCTCTGGATCACGCTGGAGGCCGGCCGCATCGCCAGCGCCGATTATGACGGTGCATCGGGGCAGGTGGTGCTGACGCTCGACCCTGCCGACGCCGCCACGGCAAAGGCACGCCTGCTGTTCGAAACGACGACGAAGGACGGCAAGCCCTATGCGATCGCCGGCGCGACCGCCGACCGGGGCGGCTACGCCATCCCGCTTGGCGCGGCGACCACCCGCGTCACGCTGACCCCGCGCTGATGCGTCGCGCCTGGGTGCCGGCCACGGTCCTCGCTCTGGCCATGGGGAGCGCGGCGCTGGCCGCCGTCCCCCGGCAAAGGGCGGATCGCTGTCCTATTGCCGGCCCGGCTGCTACGCTCCTCCCCGGCTCTTTCGACTGTCAGGCGACGCTTTCCGATAGGATCGGGCCAGCGCAACAAAATGTCGAAATCGGCGGGAAATATGCGAAGTTAAGCGCCGGAAATCCTATTTGCACGGCCGCGCCATGGACCGTCGCGGCGACCGATCCGGGCGACGCCGCCAACGCCGCGCTGCCGCTCCAGATGGAAAGCGCGCATGTCGCCTTTCACTGGAAGCCCGGCACGGTCGATCCCGCCGATGCGAAGGCCGCCGCCGCGCATCTGGAATATGTCTGGTCTTATTTCATCGACATTTTGGGCTTCCCGATGCCCCATTGCGGCGATGCGGCCAAATATAAGGTCAACGCCTATATTGGCGTCGATTATGGCCTGACCGGCGGCACCGACTCGCTGGGCCATATGGGCATGTGGATCGGTCCGGGCGCGCTCAAGGACCGGTTCGGCCTGGCGCATGAACTGACCCATTCTTTGCAAGCCGCGACCGGACGGCTGATGGACTCGCCTTACACAGGCTGGATGTTCGAAAGCCACGCCAACTGGATGACCACCCAGTTGCCGGAGTTTCGCGACAACACCCATTGTTCGGTGCTGCTCAAACAATATCCGCATCTCTATTATGGCTCGACCCGGTCGCGCTACTGCAACTGGCAATGGTTCGAATATCTGAAGGACCGCTATGGCTATGACGCCGTCAACGCCCTGTGGCGCGCCGCGCCGGGCAAGGACGATCCCGCCCGCCTGACCGCCGATCCCTTCTCCGTGCTGCGAACCAATATGGGCTGGACGCAGGATCAATTGAACGATGTGTTCGGCGACTGGGCGCTGCACAACGCCAACTGGGACTATGCCAATGGCGCGGCCTATCGTCGCAGCTATGGCGGCTATGTCCAGACCACCGGGCCGGACATTTTGGCGGCGACCGTGCTGGACCCGATCGATGCCGACACGCGCCGCTATGCCGTGCCGGAGCTGTGGGCGCCGCAGCGCTGGGGCTATAATATCGTCAGGCTGAACCCGGACGCCGGCCAGTCGCGCGTCACCGTCACTTTCCGCGGCATCGTGCAACAGGCCTCCGCCGTGGCGACGCTGCCCGGCCTCGCCGACGAACCCGACACCATCCCGCCGCCCGCGTCCGACTGGCGCTGGGGCGTGGTCGCGGTCGGCGCGGACGGCAAAAGCCGCTACAGCCCGCTCCAGCGCGGCGCGCGCGCCTCCACGACGATCGCCATTCGCCCCGATGACACTGGCCTGTATCTCATCGTCATGGCCACCCCGTCGCAGATGCAGAAGATCCGCTGGGACCAGCCCTATTATTCGATCTACCGCTATCCCTGGATGGTGGAACTGGATGGCGCCCGGCCCGACGCGCCCGCGCCCATCCCCGGCGGCCATCGCCATGCCAATGGCGGCGGCTGGGTCGGCCCGGACGCGAAGGTCGCGGCCACCGCCTATGTCGGCCCCTATGCCCGCGTCCTGTCCGGCACCGTCGGCGACCGGGCGCGGGTCGAGGATCATGCCG is a window from the Sphingobium sp. CAP-1 genome containing:
- a CDS encoding Svx/AvrXca family virulence/avirulence protein, which encodes MRRAWVPATVLALAMGSAALAAVPRQRADRCPIAGPAATLLPGSFDCQATLSDRIGPAQQNVEIGGKYAKLSAGNPICTAAPWTVAATDPGDAANAALPLQMESAHVAFHWKPGTVDPADAKAAAAHLEYVWSYFIDILGFPMPHCGDAAKYKVNAYIGVDYGLTGGTDSLGHMGMWIGPGALKDRFGLAHELTHSLQAATGRLMDSPYTGWMFESHANWMTTQLPEFRDNTHCSVLLKQYPHLYYGSTRSRYCNWQWFEYLKDRYGYDAVNALWRAAPGKDDPARLTADPFSVLRTNMGWTQDQLNDVFGDWALHNANWDYANGAAYRRSYGGYVQTTGPDILAATVLDPIDADTRRYAVPELWAPQRWGYNIVRLNPDAGQSRVTVTFRGIVQQASAVATLPGLADEPDTIPPPASDWRWGVVAVGADGKSRYSPLQRGARASTTIAIRPDDTGLYLIVMATPSQMQKIRWDQPYYSIYRYPWMVELDGARPDAPAPIPGGHRHANGGGWVGPDAKVAATAYVGPYARVLSGTVGDRARVEDHAVVSGQAQVLDDAVIAGLTVLRGDTILRGHAGAATAMLGIGEYEKGIILSGTAQTVGDVEHRGGQFDQGVSWGFVDQDAAKDRTRGATLTAPVPEVTAKPDYRWIP